AAACTTTCCTTATCAGACATCCTAATACAAGGCTTTTTAGGTTGCCTCATATAAGCTGCAATTCCACAAAGAGTATTAACCAAAAAGTTACTCACTGATCTATGCCTTGTGTGCTCAATCTGGGATATATTTTTAAGTTGATCATTTACAGTTTCAATAATAACTCTTTTACGCAGTAGTAT
The Candidatus Rhabdochlamydia sp. T3358 genome window above contains:
- a CDS encoding transposase, which translates into the protein ILLRKRVIIETVNDQLKNISQIEHTRHRSVSNFLVNTLCGIAAYMRQPKKPCIRMSDKESLELVTS